The window GCCCCCGCCGCCCCTACCCGTCCCTCCCCAGGGGCTGCGCCCCTTCGACCCCCAGCCGCGGGTCCGGTGGGGGCTGGTCGCGCAGTTCCCCGCGCCCTTGAAGAGCAGGGGCTGCGCCCACTGCTCTTCAAGGGCGCGGGGCCGCAGCAGCACTCGGGTCCTCAGGGGCGCGGGGAAGCGCGCGAGGAGCCCCACCGGCCCGCAGCCGCTTCACCACCCCACCCCAGGCCGATCCACCCCTCCAATCCGGCGCACCCCCCAGCCGTAGTCATACGTGCCGGACAAGCGCCCCCTCGCCGTCCCGGCTCTACCGTGGAGCCGGAAGACGACATGTGTACCCACCGAAGGGCCGGGAACGACTATGACCGCCACTACCGCCTTCTGGCTCGCCGGCCGTCGGGCCACCGGTGAGACCACGTTCGATGTGACGTCGCCCTGGGACGGCCGCCTGGTCGCAGCGGTGAGCGTGCCGACGGACGAGCAGGTCGAAGAGGCCGTGGCCGCCGCGTACGCCGTACGGGACGAGTTCGCGGCGACGCCCGCGCACGTGCGGGCCGCCGTGCTCGACCACGTCAGCAGGAGTCTCGTCGAGCGGACCGAGGAGATCGCGCAGCTGATCTCCGCCGAGAACGGCAAGCCGATCAAGTGGGCGCGCGGCGAGGTCGGCCGTGCGGTCTCGGTGTTCCGGTTCGCGGCCGAGGAAGCCCGGCGGTTCAACGGCGGCGAGGCGCAGCGGCTCGACACCGACCTGGGCGGACAGGGGCGCCTCGCCCTCACGCGCCGCTTCCCCAAGGGCGTCGTCCTCGGGATCGCGCCCTTCAACTTCCCGCTCAACCTCTGCGCCCACAAGATCGCCCCGGCGATCGCGGCCGGTGTGCCGATCATCCTGAAGCCCGCCCCGGCGACGCCCCTGTCCGGGCTGATCATCGGTGAGCTGCTCGCGGACGCGGCGACCGCGCTGCCCGCCGGTTCCTGGAGCATCCTGCCGGTCGCGAACGACCGTATGCCCGCCCTCGTCCAGGACGAGCGGCTGCCCGTGATCTCCTTCACCGGGTCCGAGAAGGTCGGCTACGCGATCATGGACTCGGCGCCGCGCAAGCACTGCACCCTGGAGCTGGGCGGCAACGGCGCGGCGGTCGTGCTCGCCGACTACGCGAGCGACGAGGACCTCGACTGGGCCGCCGGCCGCATCGCGACCTTCTCGAACTACCAGGGCGGCCAGTCCTGCATCTCCGTGCAGCGGGTGATCGCGGACGCGTCCGTGTACGACCGGCTGCTGCCGCGCATCGTCGCCGCGGTCGAGGCGCAGGTGACCGGCGACCCGTCCGACGGCGCGACCGACGTGGGGCCGCTGGTCAGCGAGGACGCCGCCAAGCGGGTCGAGGCATGGGTGCGGGAGGCGGTCGACGCCGGCGCCACGCTGCTCACCGGCGGCAAGCGCGACGGCGCCTCGTACGCGCCGACCGTCCTCACCGACGTGCCCGCCGACGTGAGCGTCTCCTGCGAGGAGGTCTTCGGGCCCGTCCTCACCGTGCGGAAGGTGGAGGGGGAGGCCGCGGCCTTCGCCGCCGTCAACGACTCCAAGTACGGCCTCCAGGCGGGCGTCTTCACCCACGACCTGCAGACCGCCTTCCGCGCCCACCGGACCCTGGAGGTCGGCGGCGTGGTCATCGGTGACGTGCCGTCCTACCGCGCCGACCAGATGCCCTACGGCGGGGTGAAGCAGTCCGGTGTCGGGCGGGAAGGTGTGCGCTTCGCCATGGACGACTACACCTACGAGCGGGTGATGGTGCTGACGGGGCTCCAGCTCTGAGCGCCGTCGGACCGATCGCCGGCCCTCGATCCCCGACCAACCCTAGCTTGTGACAATCATTTTCATGTAGTCTCGGGTCGGATCCCGGGATGAAGGGGCCCGGCACCGATGCCTTCCGGTGCCGGGCCCCTTCTGTGTGCCGGCTCGCTCCGGACCCTCAACCGGAGAAGCCGACGTGCGCCAGCCGCAGTGGGCCGCGCAGCACTAGGCGGACGTCGTGCGTCCCGGCCGCCGAGGCGGCGGCGCGCAGGGTCGTGTACGCGTACGGACCCGCGGTGGGCGGGTCGAGCGTCAGGGTGGTCAGTACCGGGCCGCCCACGAGCGAGACCTCGACGCTTCCCGTCCCCGCCGCCTCCACCGCGATCTCGGTGACGCCCGCTCCGAAGTCGCAGGCGCGGTAGAGGAGTTCACCGGGGCCGTCGCCGGCCGGTGTCACCGCGTCGCCGGACACCTTCGTGCGGTCGACGATCTCCGTGCCCCGCTGTTCGTCGAAGTCCGCCGCGCCCAGGCCGTGGGTCACGACCGGGCGTGGGGCGACCGGTTCGCCGTCGACGGTGACGGTCGTACGCAGGCGGATGTCCTCGCTGGACGCACCCGCCAGCAGTTCGTAGGCGCCCGGCTCCCGATGCCAGGCGCCGTGGGCCACGTCCCAGAACTCCAGTACGGAGAGCGGGAGCCGGAAGGTCAGCTCCGTCGAGGCGCCGGGGGCGAGCGTGATCCGGCGGTGGCCGGCCAGCTCGCGGCGCGGGCGTGGGACCGACGGGCTCTCGGCGCGCACGTAGAGCTGGGCGACCTCGTCGGCGGTCACCGTGCCCGTGTTGGTGACGGTGAAGGAGATCGTCAGATCGCCGTCCCCCAGCCGGGCGGTCAGGTTTCCGTACGCGAACTCCGCGTAGGACAGGCCGTGGCCGAACGGGAACAGCGGGGTGCCCTCGAAGTAGAGGTACGTCTGGCGGGCGCCGATCACGTCGTAGTCGAGGAGGCCGGGGAGGTCGGCGTCGGCCGCGTACCAGGTCTGCGGGAGGCGGCCCGCGGGGGAGACGTCACCGGCGAGGACGCGGGCCAGGGCGGTGCCCGCGGCCTGGCCGCCGTGCGCGGTCCACATGACGGCGGGCAGGCCGGCGGGGTCGACGGCATAGGGGTAGGCCGAGACCAGGACCAGCGCCGTGTTCGGGTTGGCGGCGCGGGCCGCGCGCAGCAGCCGTTCCTGGTGGGCGGGGAGGGCGAGGGTCGTACGGTCCTCGGTCTCGCGGCCGTTGATGTGCGGGTCGTTGCCCGCGACCACGAGGACCACGTCGGCCTCGGCGGCCACCCGTGCGACGGCGGTCTCGCCGCGCTCGGTCACGACCAGGTCGAAGATTTCCGGATTGCCGTCGGCAACCTTTACTCCGTCGGCGCCGACAGTGACGTACCGG is drawn from Streptomyces bottropensis ATCC 25435 and contains these coding sequences:
- a CDS encoding aldehyde dehydrogenase family protein — translated: MTATTAFWLAGRRATGETTFDVTSPWDGRLVAAVSVPTDEQVEEAVAAAYAVRDEFAATPAHVRAAVLDHVSRSLVERTEEIAQLISAENGKPIKWARGEVGRAVSVFRFAAEEARRFNGGEAQRLDTDLGGQGRLALTRRFPKGVVLGIAPFNFPLNLCAHKIAPAIAAGVPIILKPAPATPLSGLIIGELLADAATALPAGSWSILPVANDRMPALVQDERLPVISFTGSEKVGYAIMDSAPRKHCTLELGGNGAAVVLADYASDEDLDWAAGRIATFSNYQGGQSCISVQRVIADASVYDRLLPRIVAAVEAQVTGDPSDGATDVGPLVSEDAAKRVEAWVREAVDAGATLLTGGKRDGASYAPTVLTDVPADVSVSCEEVFGPVLTVRKVEGEAAAFAAVNDSKYGLQAGVFTHDLQTAFRAHRTLEVGGVVIGDVPSYRADQMPYGGVKQSGVGREGVRFAMDDYTYERVMVLTGLQL